A window from Acinonyx jubatus isolate Ajub_Pintada_27869175 chromosome E1, VMU_Ajub_asm_v1.0, whole genome shotgun sequence encodes these proteins:
- the LOC106978683 gene encoding LOW QUALITY PROTEIN: angiotensin-converting enzyme-like protein Ace3 (The sequence of the model RefSeq protein was modified relative to this genomic sequence to represent the inferred CDS: inserted 1 base in 1 codon; substituted 1 base at 1 genomic stop codon), whose translation MELDHDWPIASTSSAVLLVMGTRWTCHGPSLFVLFCYGQLLPWLRTEGDQNLDKFYNETMAKMFLQFYEHTAQVVWNQFMEATWNYVTNITKKNRAEILHKDSERSQHMPYFGTWARLFKISRFQDPDMKRMLSKLQNIDKATLPQDELGRXWMEPPCLQYNMLLAYMETAYSMAQVCLNEGPCLPLEPDLEEVMATSRDEKELLWTWQGWQDAVGHQLCITFKCYVQLSNRTAKLNGYKDMGALWRSXESDTLQHDLEQLYQELQPLYLNLHTYMCRALHRHYGSELINLRGPIPAHLLRNMWAQFWVNILDLVLPFPKKPLEDITKIMKSQHWKPSKMFEGAEKFFTSLGLLSTPPNFWKTSMMERPTDGREVECHASAWDFYNGKDVRLKKCTEVTIEDLLSIFHQMGHIQYFLQYKNLSVIFHEGANPAFEEAVGSMVTLSASSHKYLLNRVLLSHQHQDSEEEVNFLMGIALEKIVFIPFAYLMDLFHWKVFDGTIRKDVYNQEWWNLRLKYQGLCPAPIPRTEDYFDPGAKFYISASVPYIRYFISLVLQFQFHDALASGHVGPLHRCDSYNSKIAEKLLEDVLKLGSSKPWPEVLQKITGQTKVSAKALMTYFKPLLNWLVTENVRQGEILGWPDFSCTFEEKDTDKVTFLSLELDADQAKFGQWVLLALSFVMFLVALLLACRLYSLEKRSLSQNTKAQNTSSQDSSALKTQPKAYFLGIAMEPCLVAKRQWILLGLCLILTLCSISLIIQILTQHNRKPLWMRAEWWSWD comes from the exons ATGGAGCTGGACCATGATTGGCCCATAGCCTCAACCAGCTCTGCTGTTCTCTTGGTCATGGGCACAAGATGGACTTGTCATGGGCCTTCCCTATTTGTGCTCTTCTGTTATGGGCAGCTCTTGCCATGGCTCAGGACTGAGGGTGATCAGAACTTAG ACAAGTTCTACAATGAGACCATGGCAAAGATGTTCCTGCAGTTTTATGAGCATACCGCCCAGGTTGTATGGAACCAGTTCATGGAGGCCACCTGGAACTATGTCACCAACATCACCAAGAAAAACCGGGCGGAGATC CTGCACAAAGACTCAGAGAGGTCCCAGCACATGCCGTACTTTGGCACTTGGGCCCGCCTGTTTAAGATCTCCAGGTTCCAGGACCCGGACATGAAGCGCATGCTGAGTAAGCTGCAGAACATAGACAAGGCAACCCTGCCCCAGGACGAGCTCGGGAGGTGATGGATGGAGCCCCCATGTCTCCAG TACAACATGCTTCTGGCCTACATGGAGACGGCATACAGCATGGCCCAGGTGTGCCTGAATGAGGGACCCTGCCTACCCCTGGAGCCTG ACCTTGAAGAAGTCATGGCCACCTCCCGGGATGAGAAGGAGCTGCTGTGGACCTGGCAGGGCTGGCAGGATGCTGTGGGTCATCAGCTCTGCATCACCTTCAAGTGCTATGTGCAGCTCAGCAACAGGACTGCAAAGCTCAATG GTTACAAAGACATGGGGGCCTTGTGGCGGT AAGAGTCTGACACCCTGCAACACGACCTGGAGCAGCTTTACCAAGAGCTGCAGCCACTCTACCTAAACCTGCACACCTACATGTGCCGGGCCCTGCACCGCCACTACGGGTCAGAGCTTATCAACCTGCGGGGACccatccctgcccacctcctAA ggAACATGTGGGCTCAGTTCTGGGTCAACATCTTAGACCTGGTCCTGCCCTTCCCAAAGAAGCCTCTTGAGGACATCACAAAAATCATGAAAAGCCAG CACTGGAAGCCCTCAAAAATGTTCGAAGGGGCTGAAAAATTCTTCACCTCCCTGGGGCTGCTTTCCACCCCTCCCAACTTCTGGAAAACTTCAATGATGGAAAGGCCAACCGATGGGCGAGAGGTGGAGTGCCACGCCTCTGCCTGGGACTTCTACAACGGCAAGGACGTCAGG CTAAAGAAGTGCACTGAGGTGACCATAGAAGACCTGCTCTCCATCTTCCACCAGATGGGCCATATCCAGTACTTCTTGCAGTACAAGAACCTCTCTGTGATCTTCCATGAAGGAGCCAACCCAGCCTTTGAAGAGGCCGTGGGGTCGATGGTCACCCTCTCGGCCTCCTCCCACAAATACCTGCTCAACAGAGTCCTGCTCAGCCACCAGCACCAGGACTCAG AGGAGGAGGTCAATTTCCTGATGGGCATCGCCCTGGAGAAGATCGTCTTTATCCCCTTCGCCTACCTGATGGACCTGTTTCACTGGAAGGTCTTTGATGGCACCATCCGGAAGGACGTCTACAACCAGGAGTGGTGGAACTTGAG GTTGAAGTACCAGGGCCTGtgccccgcccccatccctcGGACAGAGGATTACTTTGATCCTGGTGCCAAGTTCTACATTTCTGCCAGCGTGCCCTACATACG GTACTTCATCAGCCTAGTACTCCAGTTCCAGTTCCACGATGCTCTGGCCTCAGGCCATGTGGGCCCATTGCACCGATGTGACAGCTATAACTCCAAGATAGCTGAGAAGCTCCTGGA GGATGTCCTAAAGCTGGGCTCAAGCAAGCCCTGGCCAGAAGTCCTGCAGAAGATAACCGGGCAGACCAAAGTGTCTGCAAAGGCCCTCATGACTTACTTCAAGCCCCTCTTGAACTGGCTGGTCACCGAGAATGTGCGGCAGGGGGAGATCCTGGGCTGGCCAGACTTCAGCTGTACCTTTGAAG aaaaagacacagacaAGGTGACATTTCTGAGTCTGGAGCTGGATGCTGACCAGGCCAAATTTGGGCAGTGGGTGCTGCTGGCCCTCAGCTTTGTCATGTTCCTGGTGGCCCTACTGCTGGCCTGCAGGCTGTACTCCCTGGAAAAAAGGTCATTGTCCCAGAACACCAAAGCACAGAACACCAGTTCACAGGACTCCAGTGCACTCAAGACACAGCCCAAGGCCTACTTCCTGGGGATAGCCATGGAGCCCTGCCTGGTTGCCAAAAGACAGTGGATCCTGCTGGGCCTCTGCCTCATCCTGACGCTGTGCTCAATCAGCCTGATCATTCAAATTCTCACACAGCACAACAGGAAGCCTCTGTGGATGAGAGCTGAATGGTGGAGCTGGGACTAG